The nucleotide window tataaaatgttaaataatgataaatacaatctaaaccctaggtttctataaaatacaatgttaaataatcaattgaaacactaattCTAAGTTGAAACAATAAACAATTGAAACACTAATTGAAACCCTAGGTTTGTAATTCTAACCTTgaatttttaggagatggagaaggagagaCGCAACAGCGGCAGAGGCGACGGTGGCAGCTGAGCGGTGGTCGTTGGTGGCGTGGGTGGGCCCTGGTGGTGGGAGTTGGAAGGGGGGTggggtttgagtgtgagagagaaaagagggattttgggaattttttagAAAGAATGGGAGGGGATCCCGGTTTTGAGAGTTATGTAattaaaatagcgaccaacgttggtcgctattttggtgggTAAAACAGTTTTGAATTTTTAGacatagcgaccaactttggtcgctatattctgactgtttgaccaaaatagcgaccaaagttggtcgctatttcaaatatatataagatgtatatatatatatatatatatatatatatatatatatataagttgtattcgatacgctattacctcatacacttatacttagtgcatagtatagcgtaagtacatatattgtatatatataagctatattcgatacggtattacctcatacacttatacatagtgcatagtatagcgtaagtacatattatatatatatatatataagctgtattcgatacggtattacctaatacacttatagttagtgcatagtatagcgtaagtatatatattgtatatatataagttgtattcgatacggtattacctcatacacttatacttagtgcatagtatagcgtaagtatatatattatatatataagctgtattcgatacggtattacctcatacacttatacttagtgtatagtatagcgtaagtacatatattatatatatataagctatattcgatacggtattacctcatacacttatacttagtgcatagtatagcgtaagtacatatattgtatatatagacacacacgcccgcttcgtagtactattcatcccttgtattacaaaattattaacgacttacatttatattatttacatagtaaacacaaaagtgatttttaaatttgaccatatagagaccaactttggtcgctaactttaaatgaatttaatttagcgaccaaagttggtcactaaatgtacatgaatttaaattagagaccaaatttggtcactaaaatttaatcagatttatttatattttatataatatttaaattaataataaaaattgttaaacgttagaactgggtcccacattggcgaccaactttggtcgctaaattttgaattatatttatttatattttataaattttttacataaatatatatttattaaaatattataactgggtcccactttagcgaccaaagttggtcgctatcttCTTATCCTTcagttagcgaccaactttggtcgcaagttttaaattatatatatttatattttataagttttataaaataataataaaattattaaaaaaatttgtgtgggtcccacttttgcgaccaacattggtcgctaaaCTCAGTGTATCTTTGACCAAGCTAGTCTGACCAGTCCAGTCAACAGTTTGACTAAATTTGCGTCCAAAtagcgaccaactatggtcgctaaattatttcaaatattttttttattattttcggtAGTTTGACGActaactttggtcgcttttcttaacagatcaaatttggtcGCCAatatttggtcgctttttggccGAATTCTAGTAGTGAGATGCATGTAATTATAGTCATATCATGAATATCCACTCTTTCATGATATGGTCTTGGTATGTTTATCTTGGCTAACATTTACAAAATCGTACTAATAACTGGCTTTGTATTTAATGTAAGATATTGGTTGTTGAAACTCATTTTGCTCATAAACGGCAGGTTTATTCATGCCATCATTCCTTGTGTGGAAGACAATTATGTGAAATTTCACAATATAAACATTACAGGAGGAAAAAACGTAAATTCTAATTGTTCCATCCTATTTCTCGTACTGATTTATgggatacacgtgcaacgcacgtgttTAAAAACTAGTTATATTACAAGCAGTTTAGTTGTAAAAGAGGGCAACAGCCGGCGGAAGCTGCAATTGTAAGAATGATAATgagaagttgacaaggcaaactTAGTATAAAGGAATGCATTCAACCGTATTATTTGAGCGAGTATCCACCCATTCTTATTGATCAATTTTACCTTCTTTCACTCCTTAGACATACTACAAATATAATTAACTATTAGGAcgattattattgttgttgtttttgacTAAACCACAATATAGTTCAAGAGCTCCTGCAGTAGTGAGGCTCTCGTGTGCTGAAGCTAGTTTTGTCATTTTTAGCAAAACTTCGATGATAAGCAGTTTTGCTTGCTTCACATATTTCTCAGTTTTTCTCTGTAAGATGCCTTGATAGAGGAAACACATTCTTCTACAAATTGCGAAGCGCGAAATTTAGAGTGTTTTTCGGAAAAGTTAAAATAAGGGATTGGGTATACTAGATGTAACATATATGTTGAAAAGGACAAATTCGACCTAACGTGACGTTATTTTCTAATAGAAGGATGACTTTACAAAAAGGTAAGGGATTGAATGATAACAAATTAAAAGATTGCAGAAGATCACGCTACCAACTCGCATTTATAATAATCAACTAATGAGATCTTATTTCAATCAGTTTAATCTCACTCAAAGTTTTGAAAAGTATTTAATTTCATTCCGTGAGATTGAAGTAGCAAGCAGATCTAACACATCTAAAGTCCAAGATTGGCAAAAGAAATAGTGTCCGAAGTGTACCTAGTAGGAGGGGTGTGAAGTGAAGGAACGGCCAGGAATAAGAGATATCTATAGGAATTAAATCAAATTAAAGTGTGATCAATTTAGGAGATAATTCTTGTTAGATCCTTAATTCCTGTCGAAATTGTATTTCTAGTCAAAATCCTACTAAAGTCAGATTTCTGGTTTCAGACATTTTTAAAtatgaacttgtaatattttgaaaagcgAAAAATAGAGTTTCTAATGGTAATGAGATTGTTGTTGTACATGTTATTTCCTTGTTGTCTAACTTTTAAATCTATCTACACGTTATTTGTGGGCAAGGTTGGGTtgaaggcatcaagtaggcttgcttgattAGGGTATCTCAGTCGGGCGCCGGTCGCGCTCTCCAAGATCCGGGCGTGACAAGCTTTTAACGTTAGTTTGTCCTGGAATAGTATTAAAATGGATGGTACGTCCTAGTAGTATTTCGCCTGACTTTTCCTATATAGCAGTTGTTGAATATCTTTTAAGTGGCAAATTAAAATTATTCCGTTTCATTTGGAAATTTCCAAGAGAAGTGACAGAGACGAAGATTGGAAATCCCTTGGTGGGATTTGAACCGCAACAATTAAGCTGCAAATTCATTCTCTTAGGACTTAGATAGAGTGACTTCTATCAAAAACATATAATCATTATTTTTTGGTATTTATTgtactaattttattttttggttgcATGCCTAAATACTGATAAAACTTGGAGGTAAATTAAAGCTACTCGGATAGGAAAGTCTTCAAGCATCTCATATCGCATTCAATTATCTGTTTTCGATTGAAGTGAAAGAAGGCTCCATCGTGCTTTGTGTTTTACATGCTAACAGCTAACTTGcccatataaaaataaaatttcctgGACTTTATACAAAAAGTACAAATTAAATATACCACTTGCGTAATTCGTAAATCAGGCAATTATGCGTTAAGTCAGCTATTATTTCTATTCTTTGCTTCGTTAGACGTGAAAAGTGATAGATCCAAGAGGGTTATTAAGTCACttgatcaaaaagaaaaaaatattagtcAAATCTATGGATTTAATTAAATGAGAAGCTGGAGAATTTACTCCAATATAATGATCATATTGGTAAATAGTGGCGGAATTGTTTATATATTTTGATGCGAAAAAGGTTTTGTAACTTCAGTCTTAAGTGGTGGAGGGTATCATGGCGGTTTAATCTTTCTATGCTTATATTTATATGACTAGAGATTTGCACATTCTGATTATATATGCATGGTTCTTGTACTAGCTGGTACTACAATGGTAAGTTCAGTTAACCCAAAACcgttcttgtttcctttgattACTGAAAATCTTAACCGAAAAGTAAAATTTAGAAGTCCTTATTTTTTGTTTGTCCATATATTTGATCACTAATTATTTCTTTTGTATTGAGTTGTTTCTATTTTTCGCACATAAATgataatttataaaattatatGCTACATTagagaattaattaaaaaaaatttctaGGTTCGGTACTAGGTCTAAAGCATTTGGGTCATGATGATGTGGTTTAATTTGCAGGTTTACTTGGGAATTTTCTTGGTTTTGTTGTGCATGTTTTCTCCTGTATGGAGTGCTGATGACATTAAAACTTTCAACGTCGTGAATTTTGGGGCAGTCGGAGACGGAAGAAATGATGATCTCCCAGTACGTAATTAAAAACCATTACTATTTCTTAAATTTTCTTGCGTTCGAGCTTATATGTGCATTTACACCAATGTATTACTCTTATTTCCTCGTATATGTGAGAATTTCTAAACATGGATGTATAATTTGAACGTACTGTGGATATTATATATGCAGGCTTTCCTCAAGGCATGGGAAGCTGTCTGTCAATCGGAATCCAGTCGTGTAATTCTTGTTATACCAGAAAGAAAGAAATTCTTACTGACGCCTTCAACATTTGAGGGTCCTTGCAAACCTTCTTTTATCCATATTCAGGTCATTCCCTTCAGCCTTTTTTGCTCAACATTAAGAAACAAACAGCTATTTAACTAGGATTTATATTATACACCACATACAATATGTCAAATTCTTACACAGTTACACTACATCGTCATTTAACTTGGTGTGACACGTTCTCAGTTTTCTATTTCAGGTTACTAGTTCTATTTATTACGAATAGTTACACGTAATTATCTTTTAAGTCATGACCTGATTGTATCAatgtataaaagttaaactcatttaACTAAGTTAGATCAAAACAATGCTGAGATATCTGATAACTAAatttttaatcttattttttGTGTGTGTGCGTGCGCGCCTGTTTGCAGGTATCAGGAAATATAATTGCACCTAACTCAAAATCGGGATGGGATGGACGTGCAACCAATGCATGGCTCATTTTTGAGAATATCGACCATCTTACTGTTAATGGCAATGGAGTTTTTGACGGCCAAGGCCATGTATGGTGGTCTAATCCTTGCTTGGATAATAACAACCCATCCCAAGTAAGCATTTCAAAGTCCTCTATATATGGCGAAAACTGAAAAGAAGCCTATAAGTTTCTAGCAAATTTTCTTACATATCGAATTATTTTATGGCCAGGAAACACAATGCAAAGGACCAACTGTGAGTATACAGTTAATCTATTTCTCAAATTTCCTCTATATATGTGTGCACGTAATGTGATGATCTTCGTATATATATAGGCATTGATTTTCTCAGACGATGCGACCGGCTGCGAGTTTGGGGTGTAACGCTAATTAGAAGTGCTAGAAGTCATATCATATTGACTGCTTGCAATGAAGTTAGTATCGCCAATATTCGTATTATGTCCCCCGGTGACAGTCCTAACACCGATGGGATTGACGTTTCCGGTAGCACAAACGTACGAATACACAACTCCCTCATTGCAACAGGTACAAATTGATTTCTACTCCCTCCAATGTAAAAGAATCTTCATAATGTCATTTTTTATTACAATGTCAAGTCACTTAAAATATAACTTAAGGTAGTTGCTCGTAATAAGTGAAATTACTAATCTTAAAAATAAAGCAAGCAACTTGCTATACTAGGCAAATCACATTGTCAGTATATATAAGTTATTACGGTTAAACTCCACCCGACCCCCTTTTTTAGCTGTCGAATTACAACTTTTAGTTACGAGTAGGGgtgacaaaatggttaaaagaaaacagttaaccactCATAGTATCCACTAAAAAAttggttggataatgaactttttaaaaacggatcaaatatggataagaaccatattatccatttcgaaaatggataactaatgggtttaacttttatatttgtaaaactTCAAAttaggggttcctcaagtttgggagataaaaaattctcccaaaagtgatcatattcatgaagtcatggataatatgattaCTCATATTATACGCCGGTTAATccttttttatccgtattaaatatgagtcgggtcggataatttatccgttttttcattacccgttttcgacccaTCCATATCCGACACAAccgtttgccacccctagttACGAGTACAAAATTTACTTGCTTCCTATTATAACGGGTCTTCTCCACATAATTTGAGCAATGAATTATGATAGGCGACGACTGTATTGCAATAGGAGGAGGATCGTCCAATGTCAATATTAGCGGCATAACATGCGGACCAGGCCATGGTATTAGGTAATTAATTGTTGGTTTTTCAAATCTAGTTTAAGAATGTTGTAAAAGTGTACATaaaagttttgattttttttttatggcTGTAGTATTGGATCCTTGGGAGAAGGAGGATTTGAAATTGTGGAAGATGTGCGCGTACGAAATTGCACGATTAAAGACACCTTAACAGGAGTAAGAATTAAGACCTGGCAGGTAATAATGTGCACTTCGTTTTTTCATCAGTTGCAAAATACTCTCATTTAAACTTGACAAATACAAACAGTTCATTTTTACAGCCATAACTAGCTAACATGTTAgttttcaaatggaacagggAGGCGAAGGGTATGCAAGGAGGATAACATTTGAAGGAATAAAATTGGTTGAAGTCAACAATCCCATCATCATCGACCAGTTTTACTGTCCCAGCCGAGTCAATTGCAAAAATGATGTGAGACCACATATATTTACTACTCTAATACACTAAcattgaaatatgaaaaataaaccaaaaaattaaaaatagaaaaagaatacTGTTTGCAAATGTAGGCACAAGTTGATGCTTCTTTAGTCAGCATCCACATATTACTAGTAAACTACAAGAGAGTTTACTCGCTATAACAAGTTAAAATACAGTGATCGTGTTAAAATTTCAGTGTATATAAGTTCAATTTCTAGTGAACTGTTTACTAACAGTTGAATTTCATTACTAACTGACTGTTTTGACTAATTTAACACAGACAGCTGCAGTTGCATTGAGCGACATAACATTCAGAGGAATATCAGGGACATCCCTGATGGACGAGGTGATAAATCTGAGCTGCAGCGAAACTGTTGGCTGCAAAAACATACTTCTCGATCGTGTGTATATATCATC belongs to Nicotiana tabacum cultivar K326 chromosome 6, ASM71507v2, whole genome shotgun sequence and includes:
- the LOC107771627 gene encoding putative polygalacturonase At3g15720, translating into MVLVLAGTTMVYLGIFLVLLCMFSPVWSADDIKTFNVVNFGAVGDGRNDDLPAFLKAWEAVCQSESSRVILVIPERKKFLLTPSTFEGPCKPSFIHIQVSGNIIAPNSKSGWDGRATNAWLIFENIDHLTVNGNGVFDGQGHVWWSNPCLDNNNPSQETQCKGPTVSIDFLRRCDRLRVWGVTLIRSARSHIILTACNEVSIANIRIMSPGDSPNTDGIDVSGSTNVRIHNSLIATGDDCIAIGGGSSNVNISGITCGPGHGISIGSLGEGGFEIVEDVRVRNCTIKDTLTGVRIKTWQGGEGYARRITFEGIKLVEVNNPIIIDQFYCPSRVNCKNDTAAVALSDITFRGISGTSLMDEVINLSCSETVGCKNILLDRVYISSVKGNPVHAKCVNAHGRHTHTRPVVNCLLP